Proteins encoded by one window of Macaca mulatta isolate MMU2019108-1 chromosome 10, T2T-MMU8v2.0, whole genome shotgun sequence:
- the RFPL1 gene encoding ret finger protein-like 1, with translation MKRLSLVTSNRLSPHGNFLPLCTFPLAVDMAALFQEASSCPVCSDYLEKPMSLECGCSVCLKCINSLQKEPRGEDLLCCCCSAVSQKNKVRPNRQLERLVSHIKELEPKLKKILQMNPRMRKFQVDMTLDGDTANNFLLISDDLRSVQSGHIRHNWQDRAERFDLSICVLGSPRFTCGRHYWEVDVGTSTEWDLGVCRESVHRKGRIQLTTERGFWTVSLRAGSRLSASTVPLTFLFVDGKLQRVGIFLDMGMQNVSFFDAEGGSHVYTFRRVSVEEPLRPFLAPSSPPNGDQGVLSICPVMNLGTTDAPVHPGEAK, from the exons ATGAAAAGGTTGTCACTTGTCACAAGTAACAGGCTTTCACCTCATGGAAATTTTCTTCCCTTGTGCACTTTTCCCCTGGCAGTGGACATGGCTGCACTCTTCCAAGAAGCGAGCAGCTGTCCCGTCTGCTCAGACTATCTAGAAAAACCAATGTCCCTGGAGTGTGGATGCAGCGTCTGCCTCAAGTGCATCAATTCACTGCAGAAGGAGCCCCGTGGGGAGGATCTACTTTGCTGTTGCTGTTCTGCGGTCTCTCAGAAGAACAAAGTCAGGCCCAATCGGCAGCTAGAGAGGCTGGTTTCCCACATCAAGGAACTGGAGCCCAAGCTGAAGAAGATTCTGCAGATGAACCCAAGAATGCGCAAGTTCCAAG TGGATATGACCTTGGATGGTGACACAGCGAACAACTTCCTCCTCATTTCTGATGACCTCAGGAGCGTCCAAAGTGGGCACATCAGACACAATTGGCAAGACCGTGCTGAGAGATTTGACTTGTCCATTTGTGTCCTGGGCTCCCCTCGCTTTACCTGTGGCCGCCACTACTGGGAGGTGGACGTGGGAACAAGCACAGAATGGGACCTGGGAGTCTGCAGAGAATCTGTTCACCGCAAAGGGAGGATCCAGCTGACCACAGAGCGTGGATTCTGGACTGTGAGTTTGAGGGCTGGAAGCCGCCTCTCTGCCAGCACGGTGCCGCTGACTTTCCTCTTCGTAGATGGCAAGCTACAGCGAGTGGGGATTTTTCTGGATATGGGCATgcagaatgtttccttttttgatgCTGAAGGTGGTTCCCATGTCTATACATTCAGGAGAGTCTCTGTtgaggagccactgcgcccgtttTTGGCTCCTTCAAGTCCACCTAATGGTGATCAGGGTGTCTTGAGTATCTGTCCTGTGATGAACCTGGGCACGACTGATGCTCCAGTCCATCCTGGGGAGGCCAAATAA